One window from the genome of Candidatus Didemnitutus sp. encodes:
- a CDS encoding SCO family protein, protein MTPRYSLGARCALGVLMTAALLAGGCNREAGKTAAPTEEVTAVWDKDAMSAADYVKRQESRDQPRRFPMVGEIVSADAARKTLLVTHEEIPGYMPSMTMEFKASAGDLMNAKAGQRIRAVMVEYKGEYSLEKIWPDDAVTVRALDAAAKALAQDTATRGKGVYREVGEAAPDFTLLDQEGRTVSANRFRGKKVMMNFIFTRCPVATMCPASTAKMSALQQAAKKAGVKDVEFVSVSLDPEYDTPGVLKDYADARGLDLSNWSFLTGPDTAMRQLFAQMGIIREFEGGTIKHNLATLLIDANGRIIHRVDGSQWDTQEFLPKMK, encoded by the coding sequence ATGACTCCGCGTTATTCGTTGGGTGCGCGCTGCGCGCTCGGTGTGCTAATGACCGCCGCATTGCTCGCCGGCGGCTGCAACCGCGAGGCCGGCAAGACGGCCGCACCGACTGAGGAGGTCACCGCCGTTTGGGACAAGGACGCGATGAGCGCGGCCGACTACGTCAAGCGCCAGGAGTCGCGCGATCAGCCGAGGCGTTTTCCGATGGTCGGCGAAATCGTGAGCGCTGACGCCGCGCGGAAGACGCTGCTCGTCACGCACGAGGAAATTCCCGGCTACATGCCGTCGATGACGATGGAGTTCAAAGCCTCCGCCGGCGACCTGATGAACGCGAAGGCAGGGCAACGCATCCGCGCGGTGATGGTGGAATACAAGGGCGAGTATTCGCTCGAGAAAATCTGGCCGGACGACGCCGTGACGGTGCGCGCCCTCGACGCCGCCGCGAAGGCGCTCGCGCAGGACACCGCGACGCGCGGCAAGGGCGTCTATCGCGAGGTCGGCGAGGCGGCGCCGGATTTCACGCTGCTCGATCAGGAAGGTCGCACCGTTTCCGCGAATCGTTTCCGCGGGAAGAAGGTCATGATGAATTTCATCTTCACGCGCTGCCCGGTCGCGACCATGTGCCCGGCCTCGACGGCGAAAATGTCGGCGCTGCAACAAGCCGCGAAGAAGGCCGGCGTGAAGGACGTGGAGTTCGTCTCCGTCTCGCTCGATCCCGAATACGACACGCCGGGAGTGTTGAAGGATTACGCCGATGCGCGCGGCCTCGATCTGAGCAACTGGTCGTTCCTCACCGGGCCGGACACGGCGATGCGCCAGCTCTTCGCGCAGATGGGCATCATCCGCGAATTCGAGGGCGGCACGATCAAGCACAACCTCGCCACGCTGCTCATCGACGCGAACGGGCGCATCATCCATCGCGTCGACGGCTCGCAGTGGGACACGCAGGAATTCCTGCCGAAGATGAAATGA
- a CDS encoding hydrogenase maturation protease → MISPDYPHPPSPVRTRLLVLGYGNTLFGDDGLGQLIAQHVADWAVPGVLALARHELTPELAADVAAADEVIFVDAALHTDGVVFVPVNSTTPEREGLDHALTPAALLSLARAAFGSAPKHAWQLLVPARDFTLGNSLSSVARHGLTLALQGIARRM, encoded by the coding sequence ATGATTTCTCCCGATTATCCGCACCCACCCAGCCCCGTGCGCACGCGCCTGCTCGTGCTCGGCTACGGCAACACGCTTTTCGGCGACGACGGCCTCGGCCAACTCATCGCGCAGCATGTCGCCGACTGGGCCGTGCCGGGCGTGCTCGCGCTCGCGCGCCACGAGCTCACGCCCGAACTCGCCGCCGACGTCGCCGCCGCCGACGAAGTGATCTTCGTCGACGCCGCGCTGCACACCGATGGCGTCGTGTTCGTGCCCGTGAACTCGACCACGCCCGAGCGTGAAGGTTTGGACCACGCGCTCACTCCCGCCGCGTTGCTCTCGCTCGCCCGCGCGGCCTTCGGTTCAGCGCCGAAACACGCGTGGCAGCTGCTCGTGCCGGCCCGGGATTTCACCCTAGGAAACTCGCTCTCCTCCGTCGCGCGCCACGGTCTCACGCTCGCCTTGCAGGGAATCGCCCGGCGGATGTAG
- the cyoE gene encoding heme o synthase, with protein MSHAATADAAPRPLWRHYLELTKPRLSLMSVITAMLGYLAAVPYSYVDWARTGLVVLGTALCAGGAAALNMWMEGDTDALMARTADRPIPCGAVPPGSAFVVGWLLCVAGLATLFKWVNGLSAFLALATIVAYISIYTPAKRRSRWNTEIGAISGALPPMIGWAAAGRTNPGLGWALFAILYTWQMPHFFSLAWTYRKDYAAAGMKMISVLDPSGRRVAAQTFVWTVLLAVAGVSPTLLGYCTWYYFAFAAALGLWMLKSAFDFLNPAKRDKEARRLFYYSLAYLPLVLGLLVVDRFFFKL; from the coding sequence ATGAGCCACGCCGCGACAGCCGATGCCGCGCCGCGCCCGCTGTGGCGGCATTACCTCGAACTCACCAAGCCGCGGCTGAGCCTGATGTCGGTCATCACGGCGATGCTCGGCTATCTCGCCGCCGTGCCCTACTCGTATGTCGATTGGGCGCGCACGGGATTAGTCGTGCTCGGCACCGCGTTGTGCGCCGGTGGCGCCGCTGCGCTCAACATGTGGATGGAAGGCGACACCGACGCCCTGATGGCGCGCACCGCGGACCGCCCGATCCCCTGCGGCGCCGTGCCGCCGGGTTCGGCCTTCGTGGTCGGCTGGCTGCTGTGCGTCGCGGGTCTCGCGACCCTGTTCAAATGGGTCAACGGCCTCTCCGCCTTCCTCGCGCTCGCCACCATCGTCGCCTACATCTCGATCTACACGCCGGCCAAGCGTCGCTCGCGCTGGAACACCGAGATCGGCGCCATCAGCGGCGCGCTCCCGCCGATGATCGGCTGGGCCGCCGCCGGCCGCACCAATCCCGGCCTCGGTTGGGCCCTGTTCGCCATTCTCTACACCTGGCAGATGCCGCACTTCTTCTCGTTGGCGTGGACCTACCGCAAGGACTACGCCGCGGCCGGCATGAAAATGATCTCGGTCCTCGATCCGAGCGGCCGGCGCGTCGCCGCGCAGACTTTCGTCTGGACGGTGCTGCTCGCGGTCGCCGGCGTGTCGCCGACGTTGCTCGGCTATTGCACGTGGTATTACTTCGCCTTCGCCGCCGCGCTCGGCCTGTGGATGCTGAAATCCGCCTTCGATTTCCTCAATCCCGCCAAGCGCGACAAGGAAGCGCGCCGGCTCTTCTACTACTCGCTCGCCTATCTGCCGCTGGTGCTCGGCCTGCTCGTGGTCGACCGCTTCTTCTTCAAACTCTGA
- the coxB gene encoding cytochrome c oxidase subunit II gives MTRTRFVSRSFSRWSALALASTTLALLTGCEKILNLKGPQSTMLADGPVARAQWDLFMVTVYVTMFIFVIVGAVLAYAQIKFRAKSEADEHAEPPPQGHGNPLIEIALIGASVALLVIIAIPTLKNIWYTHDIPEAEKASAMEINATGYQWWFRFEYPNDKMALPTGGEGPLVTGNEVVIPAGVPVKINLRTVDVIHSFWVPKLAGKVDMIPNRGNYLWLKAEKPGYFYGQCAEYCGASHAIMRFRVIALSPSDYVKWLDNQKNPARTATAAAIRAEDEKVRVQFAALPTPAAANTQVGPGSTLAASAQFDADPLAGWKHKQSPNAGENAALIAQGRKLFQEKTCISCHTIRGHEGIGITGPDLTHVGSRTTIAAGVLENTPERMHQWIKDPEYFKPGNKMFNGGYTDVATGKRLFELNDTEIDALVAYLQSLK, from the coding sequence ATGACCCGCACACGCTTCGTTTCCCGCTCGTTCTCCCGCTGGAGCGCGCTCGCGCTCGCGAGCACGACTCTCGCCCTGCTCACCGGCTGCGAGAAAATTCTCAACCTCAAGGGCCCGCAATCCACGATGCTCGCCGACGGGCCCGTCGCCCGCGCGCAATGGGATCTCTTCATGGTGACGGTCTACGTGACGATGTTCATCTTCGTCATCGTCGGCGCCGTGCTCGCCTACGCGCAGATCAAGTTCCGCGCGAAGAGCGAAGCCGACGAGCATGCTGAGCCGCCGCCGCAGGGGCACGGCAACCCGCTGATCGAGATCGCCCTCATCGGCGCCTCCGTCGCGCTGCTCGTCATCATCGCCATCCCGACGCTGAAGAACATCTGGTATACCCACGACATTCCCGAGGCTGAGAAAGCCAGCGCGATGGAAATCAACGCCACCGGCTATCAGTGGTGGTTCCGCTTCGAATACCCGAACGACAAGATGGCTCTTCCCACCGGCGGCGAAGGCCCGCTCGTGACCGGCAACGAAGTCGTCATCCCCGCCGGCGTGCCGGTGAAGATCAATCTCCGCACCGTCGACGTCATCCACTCCTTCTGGGTCCCGAAGCTCGCCGGCAAGGTCGACATGATTCCGAACCGCGGCAACTACCTCTGGCTGAAAGCCGAGAAGCCCGGCTATTTCTACGGTCAATGCGCCGAGTATTGCGGCGCCTCGCACGCGATCATGCGCTTCCGCGTCATCGCGCTCTCGCCGTCCGATTACGTGAAGTGGCTCGACAACCAAAAGAACCCCGCGCGCACCGCGACCGCCGCCGCCATCCGTGCCGAAGACGAAAAGGTCCGCGTGCAATTCGCCGCGCTGCCCACGCCGGCCGCCGCCAACACCCAAGTCGGTCCCGGCAGCACGCTCGCTGCTTCCGCTCAATTCGACGCCGACCCGCTCGCGGGGTGGAAACATAAGCAGAGCCCGAACGCCGGCGAGAACGCCGCACTGATCGCCCAAGGCCGCAAGCTTTTCCAGGAAAAGACCTGTATCTCCTGCCACACGATCCGCGGCCACGAAGGCATCGGCATCACCGGCCCCGACCTCACGCACGTCGGCTCCCGCACCACGATCGCCGCCGGCGTCCTCGAGAACACGCCGGAGCGCATGCACCAGTGGATCAAGGACCCGGAGTATTTCAAACCCGGCAACAAGATGTTCAACGGCGGCTACACCGACGTGGCCACCGGCAAGCGCCTCTTCGAACTCAATGATACGGAAATCGACGCTCTCGTCGCCTACCTGCAGAGCCTGAAGTAA
- a CDS encoding COX15/CtaA family protein: MQRTSDYKPALAWFAALGSAWVFVLVALGALTTTIGAGMAFPDWPLSNGSVNPHGWLTEIDKFAEHSHRLSGAVMGLVTIGLALWLHLRESRAWLRKLGWWALTIVIVQGFIGGKRVLLDSLAVPGFEMTFGQMLRIPHGMLAQIYVCLLFAIAAGVSKFWVEGSLGHAGPRVKKLGLLCAALLLLQLTVAVTMRHNHAPPSIGAFPEHGAPLLPAAWNYLIALQFVHRVIAAALAVAILVYGHFLSRERSLAYGVRAGSVVLVTLVATQIYLGIQTVWTGRSVAVTVGHVVMGALFLATTFLLVFLTHRPSSDGAARA, translated from the coding sequence ATGCAACGCACCTCCGACTACAAACCCGCCCTCGCCTGGTTCGCCGCGCTCGGCAGCGCCTGGGTCTTCGTGCTCGTGGCTCTCGGCGCGCTCACCACCACGATCGGCGCCGGCATGGCGTTCCCCGACTGGCCGTTGTCCAACGGCTCGGTCAACCCGCACGGCTGGCTGACCGAGATCGACAAATTCGCCGAGCACTCCCACCGCCTCTCCGGCGCGGTCATGGGCCTCGTGACCATCGGCCTGGCGCTCTGGCTGCATCTGCGCGAGTCGCGCGCGTGGCTGCGCAAGCTCGGCTGGTGGGCGCTGACCATCGTGATCGTGCAGGGCTTCATCGGCGGCAAACGCGTGCTGCTCGACTCGCTCGCCGTGCCGGGCTTCGAGATGACGTTCGGCCAGATGCTCCGCATCCCGCACGGCATGCTCGCGCAGATCTATGTCTGCCTGCTCTTCGCCATCGCCGCCGGGGTCTCCAAATTCTGGGTCGAGGGCTCGCTCGGCCACGCCGGCCCGCGCGTGAAGAAACTCGGCCTGCTCTGCGCCGCGCTGCTGCTGCTCCAACTCACCGTCGCGGTGACGATGCGCCACAATCATGCGCCGCCCTCCATCGGCGCCTTCCCGGAGCACGGCGCGCCGCTGTTGCCGGCCGCGTGGAATTATCTCATCGCGCTCCAATTCGTGCATCGCGTGATCGCCGCCGCGCTCGCGGTCGCGATCCTCGTCTACGGCCATTTTCTTTCGCGCGAGCGCTCGCTGGCCTACGGCGTCCGCGCGGGCAGCGTCGTGCTCGTCACGCTCGTCGCCACGCAGATCTATCTCGGCATCCAAACCGTCTGGACCGGTCGCAGCGTGGCCGTGACCGTCGGCCACGTCGTCATGGGGGCGCTGTTTCTCGCGACGACATTCCTCTTAGTTTTCCTGACCCACCGCCCGTCGTCCGACGGCGCTGCGCGCGCATGA
- a CDS encoding DUF420 domain-containing protein, with translation MTLNDIPPLNAALNGLATILITIGFVLIKQGKERQHRFVMLSAGGVSAIFLVGYLTHKALKGAAMGAGGALHTQFGGEGAIRTVYYVMLISHILLAISIAYLVPRTFLLAMKGDYAAHKRWAKFTYPIWYYVSVTGVLVYFFLYVWWPKAA, from the coding sequence ATGACGCTGAACGACATTCCTCCCCTCAACGCCGCGCTGAACGGCCTCGCCACCATCCTGATCACGATCGGCTTCGTGCTGATCAAACAGGGCAAGGAGCGCCAGCACCGCTTCGTGATGCTCAGCGCGGGCGGCGTCTCGGCGATCTTCCTCGTCGGTTACCTGACGCACAAGGCGCTGAAAGGAGCCGCGATGGGCGCGGGCGGCGCGCTGCACACGCAATTCGGCGGCGAGGGCGCGATCCGCACGGTCTATTACGTGATGCTGATTTCGCACATCCTGCTCGCGATCTCGATCGCCTACCTCGTGCCGCGCACCTTCCTGCTCGCGATGAAGGGCGACTACGCCGCGCACAAGCGCTGGGCGAAGTTCACCTACCCGATCTGGTATTACGTCAGCGTCACCGGCGTGCTGGTGTATTTTTTCCTCTACGTGTGGTGGCCGAAGGCGGCGTGA
- a CDS encoding Ni/Fe hydrogenase subunit alpha, translated as MTRRILIDPVTRIEGHAKISLRLDEDGHVADAEFHVTEFRGFEKFCEGRTLAEMPGITARICGICPVSHLLASAKAGDAILAVRVPTAADKLRRLMNLGQIVQSHALSFFHLSSPDFLLGWDTPPAQRNVFGLAAQKPELARAGIRLRQFGQEIIELLGGKKIHPGWAVPGGVRSGVDRATLDKIKAWLPEAFATTNLGIGLFKHVLETHGREIETYGDFPSMFMGLVGPRGEWEHHGGKLRFTDSAGQIVQDQVDPKEYASLIAEQVQTSSYLKSPYYRALGPQAGLYRVGPLARLNVCTTIGTPKADAELANFRSFGRGGAVTSSFLYHYARLIEILAALERIALYCDDEDLLRDHIRSDAGINHLHGVGVSEAPRGTLIHDYTVDENGLLTKVNLIIATGHNNLAMNRTVAQIARAWIKPGSTEIPEPLLNRVEHGIRCYDPCLSCSTHAVGKMPLLVQLVSPTGAILNTVARD; from the coding sequence ATGACCCGTCGCATTCTCATCGACCCCGTCACCCGCATCGAAGGCCACGCCAAGATCAGCCTGCGCCTCGACGAGGACGGCCACGTCGCCGACGCCGAGTTCCACGTCACGGAATTCCGCGGCTTCGAAAAATTCTGCGAAGGCCGCACGCTCGCCGAGATGCCCGGCATCACCGCGCGCATCTGCGGCATCTGCCCGGTCTCGCACCTCCTCGCCTCCGCGAAGGCCGGCGACGCCATCCTCGCCGTCCGCGTCCCCACCGCGGCCGACAAGCTGCGCCGCCTGATGAACCTCGGCCAGATCGTGCAAAGCCACGCGCTGAGTTTCTTCCACCTCAGCTCGCCGGACTTCCTGCTCGGCTGGGACACACCGCCCGCGCAGCGCAACGTCTTCGGCCTCGCCGCGCAAAAACCCGAGCTCGCGCGCGCCGGCATCCGCCTGCGCCAGTTCGGTCAGGAGATCATCGAGCTGCTCGGCGGAAAAAAGATTCACCCCGGCTGGGCCGTGCCCGGCGGCGTGCGCAGCGGCGTCGACCGCGCCACGCTCGACAAGATCAAGGCGTGGCTGCCCGAGGCGTTCGCCACGACCAATCTCGGGATCGGACTTTTCAAGCACGTGCTCGAAACGCACGGCCGCGAGATCGAGACCTACGGCGATTTTCCCTCGATGTTCATGGGCCTCGTCGGTCCGCGCGGCGAATGGGAACACCACGGCGGCAAACTGCGTTTCACCGACAGCGCCGGCCAGATCGTGCAGGACCAGGTCGACCCGAAGGAATACGCCTCGCTCATCGCCGAGCAGGTGCAGACGTCGTCCTACCTCAAGTCGCCTTACTACCGCGCGCTCGGTCCGCAGGCCGGCCTGTATCGCGTCGGTCCGCTCGCGCGCCTCAACGTCTGCACGACGATCGGCACACCGAAGGCCGACGCCGAACTCGCGAACTTCCGCAGCTTCGGCCGCGGCGGTGCGGTCACGTCATCGTTCCTCTACCACTACGCGCGCCTGATCGAGATCCTCGCCGCACTCGAGCGCATCGCGCTCTATTGCGACGATGAGGACCTGTTGCGCGATCACATCCGCTCCGACGCGGGCATCAACCACCTGCACGGCGTCGGCGTGAGCGAGGCGCCGCGCGGCACACTCATCCACGACTACACCGTCGACGAGAACGGCCTGCTCACGAAGGTGAATCTCATCATCGCCACCGGCCACAACAACCTCGCGATGAACCGCACCGTCGCGCAAATCGCGCGCGCGTGGATCAAGCCAGGCTCGACCGAGATTCCCGAGCCGCTGCTCAACCGCGTCGAACACGGCATCCGCTGCTACGATCCGTGCCTGAGCTGCTCGACGCACGCCGTCGGCAAGATGCCGCTCCTCGTCCAACTCGTCTCGCCCACCGGCGCGATCCTCAACACCGTCGCCCGCGACTAG
- the ctaD gene encoding cytochrome c oxidase subunit I, with protein MAQALAKSEYHGGTEHAAPKPISLLPRPMAKNGLVAWLTTVDHKKIGLMYAGFACLFFLVGGLEALLIRTQLIVPNNRFISAQFYNELFTMHGTTMIFLAVMPLNAAFFNLLIPLQIGARDVAFPRLNTFSLWVFVAGAIILNVGWLSYVFPGIKSGLPAVGWFGYAPLTSKTFTPEAATDLWVLGLQVLGLSSIVASLNFIVTIINLRAPGLTMMRLPVFTWMALITSFLLVLALPAIAIALVEVMFDRNFGTNFFEASNGGQPILWQHLFWVFGHPEVYILILPPMGYVSEILPTFSRKPLFGYPIIVFSGAAIGFIGFGVWSHHMFTTGMGTVATAAFSLATMAIAVPTGVKIFNWIGTLWGGQIVTRTPMMFALGFIWMFMLGGFSGIMHSAAPADAQQQDSYFVIAHFHYVLIGGATFALLAAIHFWFPKFFGRLVPEFWGKLSFWIIFVGFNTTFFPMHFLGLNGMPRRTWTYDANMGWNEGNFIATIGAYTLGLGVFTYFAVLIYTYFKGEKCGNDPWDARTLEWSIPSPPPEYNFKAIPTVHARDAWWYEKHHKEEIAKEQAEHIKAETEHGGIHMPDQSWYPLIAALGLLVGAISFAFHHIPIALGGLIVTFIGCYLWSLEGPGGYHIHLDEKGNETISRH; from the coding sequence ATGGCCCAAGCACTGGCTAAGTCCGAGTATCACGGCGGCACCGAGCACGCCGCCCCGAAACCGATCTCACTCCTTCCGCGCCCGATGGCCAAGAACGGCCTCGTCGCGTGGCTGACGACTGTCGACCACAAGAAGATCGGCCTCATGTATGCCGGCTTCGCGTGTCTCTTCTTCCTCGTCGGCGGTCTCGAAGCGCTCCTCATCCGCACGCAGCTGATCGTGCCGAACAACCGCTTCATCTCGGCGCAGTTCTACAACGAGCTGTTCACGATGCACGGCACCACGATGATCTTCCTCGCGGTGATGCCCCTGAACGCCGCGTTCTTCAACCTGCTCATCCCGCTGCAAATCGGCGCACGCGACGTCGCTTTCCCGCGCCTGAACACCTTCTCGCTCTGGGTCTTCGTCGCCGGCGCCATCATCCTCAACGTCGGCTGGCTCTCCTACGTTTTCCCGGGCATCAAGTCCGGGCTGCCCGCCGTCGGCTGGTTCGGCTACGCGCCGCTCACGTCCAAGACGTTCACGCCCGAGGCGGCAACTGATCTTTGGGTCCTCGGCCTGCAAGTCCTCGGCCTCTCCTCGATCGTCGCCTCGCTGAACTTCATCGTCACGATCATCAATCTCCGCGCGCCCGGCCTCACGATGATGCGGCTGCCGGTCTTCACCTGGATGGCGCTCATCACGAGCTTCCTCCTCGTCCTCGCCCTGCCCGCCATCGCCATCGCGCTCGTCGAAGTCATGTTCGACCGCAACTTCGGCACGAATTTCTTCGAAGCCTCGAACGGCGGCCAGCCGATCCTTTGGCAGCACCTCTTCTGGGTCTTCGGTCACCCCGAGGTCTACATTCTGATTCTCCCGCCGATGGGTTACGTCTCGGAAATTCTTCCGACGTTCTCGCGCAAGCCGCTCTTCGGTTACCCGATCATCGTCTTCTCCGGCGCCGCGATCGGCTTCATCGGCTTCGGCGTGTGGTCGCACCACATGTTCACCACCGGCATGGGCACGGTCGCCACCGCGGCCTTCTCGCTCGCGACGATGGCCATCGCCGTCCCGACCGGCGTGAAGATCTTCAACTGGATCGGCACGCTCTGGGGCGGCCAGATCGTGACGCGCACGCCCATGATGTTCGCCCTCGGCTTCATCTGGATGTTCATGCTCGGCGGCTTCTCCGGCATCATGCACTCCGCCGCGCCGGCCGACGCCCAGCAGCAGGACTCCTACTTCGTCATCGCGCACTTCCACTACGTGCTGATCGGCGGCGCGACCTTCGCGCTGCTCGCCGCGATCCACTTCTGGTTCCCGAAGTTCTTCGGCCGCCTCGTGCCGGAGTTCTGGGGCAAGCTTTCGTTCTGGATCATCTTCGTCGGCTTCAACACCACGTTCTTCCCGATGCACTTCCTCGGCCTGAACGGCATGCCGCGCCGCACCTGGACCTACGACGCCAACATGGGTTGGAACGAGGGCAACTTCATCGCCACCATCGGCGCCTACACGCTCGGCCTCGGCGTCTTCACCTACTTCGCCGTGCTCATCTACACCTACTTCAAGGGCGAGAAGTGCGGCAACGACCCGTGGGACGCGCGCACGCTCGAGTGGTCGATCCCGTCGCCGCCGCCGGAATACAACTTCAAGGCCATCCCGACTGTCCATGCCCGCGACGCCTGGTGGTATGAGAAGCATCACAAGGAAGAGATCGCCAAGGAACAGGCCGAACACATCAAGGCCGAGACCGAGCACGGCGGCATCCACATGCCCGACCAATCCTGGTATCCGCTCATCGCGGCGCTGGGCCTGCTCGTCGGCGCGATTTCGTTCGCGTTCCATCACATCCCCATCGCCCTCGGCGGCCTCATCGTGACCTTCATCGGCTGCTACCTCTGGTCGCTCGAAGGCCCGGGCGGTTACCACATTCACCTCGACGAAAAGGGCAACGAGACCATCTCGCGCCACTAA
- a CDS encoding response regulator has product MPSKILVVDDQPINVQLLKRKLEREGMQVATAFSGREALDLVAADKPDLILLDVMMPDMDGIEVCQRLQASEDTKIIPVIFITARTSKEGKIEGLGVGAVDYITKPIDLDETLARVQTQLRFVTMNRELVELQRRLGDSRRAATLGAVTQGIAHNLNNLLGVVIGYVDLIKAYHEKPELVKKNAQSLEDAVNRIVAIIKQLTNLVVKNKPHVGTAHLNALLASSVARYQAEFRIEQPVTIENPVGDVALETNVEVFEDSVAKLLINAWEAYGDAPDDQRPITIRTETLDKGDEGRHLLVHVEDNGRGIEAEIKDHAFEPFISSKHTVGVGMGLTVARHAMRNLGGEVNLHENPKGGAIATLRHPLERKAKG; this is encoded by the coding sequence ATGCCTTCCAAGATTCTCGTCGTCGACGATCAGCCGATCAACGTTCAGCTCCTGAAGCGCAAACTCGAGCGCGAAGGCATGCAAGTCGCCACAGCGTTCTCCGGGCGCGAAGCGCTCGACCTTGTCGCGGCCGACAAACCGGACCTGATTCTCCTCGACGTCATGATGCCCGACATGGACGGCATCGAAGTCTGCCAGCGCCTCCAGGCCAGCGAGGACACGAAGATCATCCCGGTCATCTTCATCACCGCACGCACCTCGAAAGAGGGAAAAATCGAGGGCCTCGGCGTCGGTGCCGTCGACTACATCACCAAGCCCATCGATCTCGACGAGACGCTCGCGCGCGTGCAGACGCAGCTGCGCTTCGTGACGATGAACCGCGAGCTGGTCGAGTTGCAGCGCCGCCTCGGCGACTCCCGCCGCGCCGCGACCCTCGGCGCCGTCACGCAGGGCATCGCGCACAATCTGAACAATCTTCTCGGCGTCGTCATCGGTTACGTCGATCTCATCAAGGCCTATCACGAGAAACCCGAACTCGTGAAAAAGAACGCCCAGAGCCTCGAGGACGCCGTCAACCGCATCGTCGCGATCATCAAGCAGCTCACGAACCTCGTGGTGAAGAACAAGCCGCACGTCGGCACCGCACACTTGAACGCGCTGCTCGCCAGCAGCGTCGCGCGCTACCAAGCCGAGTTCCGCATCGAGCAGCCGGTCACGATCGAAAACCCCGTCGGCGACGTCGCCCTCGAAACGAACGTCGAAGTTTTCGAAGACTCCGTCGCCAAGCTGCTCATCAATGCCTGGGAAGCCTACGGCGACGCGCCCGACGATCAGCGCCCCATCACGATCCGCACCGAAACTCTCGACAAGGGTGACGAAGGCCGGCACCTGCTCGTGCACGTCGAGGACAACGGTCGCGGCATCGAGGCCGAAATCAAGGACCACGCGTTCGAACCGTTCATCAGCTCGAAACACACGGTCGGCGTCGGCATGGGCCTCACCGTCGCCCGTCACGCCATGCGCAACCTCGGCGGCGAAGTGAATCTCCACGAGAACCCGAAAGGCGGCGCCATCGCGACGCTGCGCCACCCGCTGGAGCGGAAGGCGAAGGGCTGA
- a CDS encoding cupredoxin domain-containing protein, with protein sequence MKNHTLTLALCAGALFFAGCGKNESAGGSATTADANAVATFELTANDSMKFSATRFEVKAGQEMKVILTNIGSMPKQVMGHNFVLLKKGADVEAFDKAAIAAAATDHIPASMQDQIIAHTKLLGPKQTDEITFKAPTEPGEYTFICSFPAHFQAGMKGVLVVK encoded by the coding sequence ATGAAAAACCACACGCTCACCCTCGCCCTTTGTGCCGGTGCCCTCTTTTTTGCGGGCTGCGGCAAGAACGAATCCGCCGGCGGCTCGGCCACCACCGCCGATGCCAACGCCGTCGCCACCTTCGAGCTCACGGCCAATGACTCGATGAAGTTCAGCGCCACCCGCTTCGAGGTGAAGGCCGGTCAGGAGATGAAGGTGATCCTCACGAACATCGGCTCGATGCCGAAGCAGGTCATGGGTCACAACTTCGTGCTCCTCAAGAAAGGCGCGGACGTCGAGGCCTTCGACAAGGCCGCCATCGCCGCCGCCGCCACCGACCACATTCCGGCGAGCATGCAGGATCAGATCATCGCCCACACGAAGCTGCTCGGGCCGAAACAGACGGACGAGATCACGTTCAAGGCTCCGACCGAGCCCGGCGAATACACCTTCATCTGCTCGTTCCCGGCGCACTTCCAGGCCGGTATGAAGGGCGTGCTCGTGGTGAAGTAA